Proteins co-encoded in one Mycobacterium mantenii genomic window:
- a CDS encoding MCE family protein yields MEPRRSRARPPYKTAGLVTIVVTGLIGLLLYLQFRGDLTPTTKLTMVAARAGLVMDPGSKVTYNGVQIGRVSSVSETTHDGRPAAKVILDITPKYIKQIPANVAAAVKATTVFGNKYVALSSPKNPAAQPITPSIVIDATSVTTEFNTLFETLTSIAEKVDPVKVNLTLSAAARALTGLGQKFGASLTNGNAVLDDLNPRMPALRNDIQRLAALGDTYARASPDLWDALDHAVTTARTLNSRQRDLDAALLAAAGLGDAGADVLGRSGPFFVRGATDLVPSSQLLDEYSPEIYCTIHNFDEVAPRIHNALGDNGYSLGAHASGAIAGAPNPYIWPENLPRTNARGGPGGRAGCWQKITRELWPAPFLVMDTGASMAPYNHFELGSPLAVDFVWGRQLGDYTINP; encoded by the coding sequence ATGGAGCCCCGTCGCTCGAGGGCGCGGCCGCCGTACAAGACCGCCGGCCTGGTGACGATCGTGGTCACGGGGCTGATCGGGTTGCTCCTGTACCTGCAATTTCGGGGCGACCTCACGCCGACCACGAAGTTGACGATGGTGGCCGCCCGGGCGGGCCTGGTGATGGATCCCGGCTCCAAGGTGACCTATAACGGGGTGCAGATCGGCCGCGTGTCGAGCGTCTCGGAGACCACGCATGACGGCCGGCCGGCGGCCAAGGTCATCCTGGACATCACCCCGAAATACATCAAGCAGATCCCGGCCAACGTCGCGGCGGCCGTCAAGGCGACCACCGTGTTCGGCAACAAATATGTCGCGCTGAGCTCGCCGAAAAACCCCGCGGCGCAACCGATCACCCCCTCGATCGTGATCGATGCGACGTCGGTGACAACCGAGTTCAACACCCTCTTCGAGACGCTCACGTCGATCGCCGAGAAGGTCGATCCGGTCAAGGTGAACCTCACGCTCAGCGCGGCCGCGCGGGCGCTGACCGGATTGGGCCAGAAGTTCGGCGCCTCGCTGACGAACGGCAACGCCGTCCTCGACGACCTGAACCCCCGGATGCCCGCCCTGCGCAACGACATTCAGCGGCTGGCGGCGCTGGGCGATACCTACGCGCGAGCCTCACCGGACCTGTGGGACGCGCTCGACCACGCGGTGACCACCGCGCGCACACTCAATTCCCGGCAACGCGACCTCGACGCCGCGCTGCTGGCGGCCGCCGGATTGGGCGACGCCGGCGCCGACGTCTTGGGCCGCAGCGGGCCCTTTTTCGTCCGCGGCGCGACCGACCTGGTTCCCAGCAGCCAGCTGCTCGACGAATATAGTCCCGAAATCTATTGCACCATCCATAATTTCGATGAGGTCGCACCACGAATCCACAACGCGTTGGGGGATAACGGCTACTCGCTGGGCGCCCACGCGTCGGGCGCCATCGCGGGTGCCCCCAACCCGTACATCTGGCCGGAGAACCTGCCACGAACAAATGCCAGAGGCGGTCCCGGCGGACGGGCGGGCTGTTGGCAGAAGATCACCCGCGAACTGTGGCCCGCCCCCTTCCTGGTGATGGACACCGGCGCGAGCATGGCTCCCTACAACCACTTCGAACTCGGGTCGCCGCTCGCGGTCGATTTCGTGTGGGGCCGCCAACTGGGCGACTACACCATCAATCCCTGA
- the purL gene encoding phosphoribosylformylglycinamidine synthase subunit PurL: MTVSGTSARTQAIDTVEHAATSPDEPQPFAELGLKDDEYQRIREILGRRPTDTELAMYSVMWSEHCSYKSSKVHLRYFGETTTDEMRTGMLAGIGENAGVVDIGDGWAVTFKVESHNHPSYVEPYQGAATGVGGIVRDIMAMGARPVAVMDQLRFGAADAPDTRRVVDGVVRGIGGYGNSLGLPNIGGETVFDACYAGNPLVNAMCVGVLRQEDLHLAFASGTGNKIILFGARTGLDGIGGVSVLASDTFDIEDGGGPARKKLPSVQVGDPFMEKVLIECCLELYAGHLVVGIQDLGGAGLSCATSELASAGDGGMAIRLDTVPLRTTGMTPAEILCSESQERMCAVVTPDNVDAFLAVCRKWDVLATVIGEVTDGDRLRITWHGQTVVDVPPRTVAHEGPVYQRPVARPETQDALNADGSAGLPRPATGDELRATLLALLGSPHLCSRAFITEQYDRYVRGNTVLAEHADGGVLRVDESTGRGIALSTDASGRYTKLDPYTGAQLALAEAYRNVAVTGATPVAVTNCLNFGSPEDPGVMWQFSQAVQGLADGCVALGIPVTGGNVSFYNQTGSTAILPTPVVGVLGVIDDVARRIPTGLGTEPGETLLLLGDTRDEFDGSIWAQVTADHLGGVPPKVDLDREKLLAEVLRSASRDGLVSAAHDLSEGGLAQAVVEAALAGETGCRIVLPEDADPFVMLFSESAGRVLVAVPRTEESRFRSMCEARELPAVRIGVVDQASDAVEVQGLFTVALAELRETSEAVLPRLFG; the protein is encoded by the coding sequence GTGACTGTCTCCGGGACGAGTGCGCGCACCCAGGCTATCGACACCGTCGAGCACGCCGCCACCAGTCCCGACGAGCCGCAACCCTTTGCCGAGCTGGGTCTCAAAGACGACGAATACCAGCGCATTCGCGAGATCCTGGGCCGCCGCCCCACCGACACCGAGCTGGCGATGTACTCGGTGATGTGGAGCGAGCACTGCTCCTACAAGTCGTCCAAGGTGCACCTGCGCTACTTCGGCGAGACCACCACCGACGAGATGCGCACCGGCATGCTGGCCGGCATCGGCGAGAACGCCGGCGTCGTCGACATCGGCGACGGCTGGGCGGTCACCTTCAAGGTGGAGTCGCACAACCACCCGTCCTACGTCGAGCCCTACCAGGGCGCGGCCACCGGTGTCGGCGGGATCGTCCGTGACATCATGGCGATGGGCGCGCGACCGGTCGCGGTGATGGACCAGCTGAGGTTCGGCGCGGCCGACGCCCCGGACACCCGTCGCGTGGTCGACGGGGTGGTGCGCGGCATCGGCGGCTACGGCAACTCGTTGGGGCTGCCCAACATCGGCGGCGAAACCGTCTTCGATGCGTGCTACGCCGGCAACCCGTTGGTGAACGCCATGTGCGTCGGCGTCTTACGCCAGGAGGACCTGCACCTGGCCTTCGCGTCGGGCACAGGCAACAAGATCATCCTGTTCGGTGCCCGCACCGGGCTGGACGGCATCGGCGGGGTGTCGGTGCTGGCCTCGGACACGTTTGATATTGAAGACGGCGGGGGACCGGCCCGCAAGAAACTGCCCTCGGTTCAGGTCGGCGACCCGTTCATGGAGAAGGTCCTGATCGAGTGCTGCCTCGAGCTGTACGCCGGTCACCTGGTGGTCGGCATCCAGGACCTGGGCGGCGCCGGATTATCATGCGCCACTTCGGAATTGGCGTCGGCAGGCGACGGTGGGATGGCGATCCGCCTCGACACCGTGCCGCTGCGCACCACCGGGATGACGCCCGCGGAGATCCTCTGCAGCGAATCCCAGGAGCGGATGTGCGCGGTGGTCACCCCGGACAACGTCGACGCCTTCTTGGCCGTGTGCCGTAAATGGGACGTGCTGGCGACGGTGATCGGCGAGGTGACCGACGGCGACCGGTTGCGGATCACCTGGCACGGCCAGACGGTCGTCGATGTCCCGCCGCGCACCGTCGCCCACGAGGGCCCCGTCTACCAGCGTCCGGTCGCGCGCCCCGAAACGCAGGACGCCCTGAATGCGGACGGCTCGGCGGGGCTGCCGCGACCGGCCACCGGTGACGAGCTGCGCGCCACGTTGCTTGCCCTGCTGGGCAGTCCGCACCTGTGCAGCCGGGCATTCATCACCGAGCAGTACGACCGGTACGTGCGGGGCAACACCGTGCTGGCCGAGCACGCCGATGGCGGTGTGCTGCGCGTCGACGAATCCACCGGCCGCGGCATCGCGTTGTCGACCGACGCGTCCGGCCGCTACACGAAGCTGGATCCCTACACCGGCGCCCAGCTCGCACTGGCCGAGGCCTACCGCAACGTCGCTGTCACCGGGGCGACCCCGGTCGCGGTGACCAACTGCCTGAATTTCGGTTCGCCCGAAGACCCCGGAGTGATGTGGCAGTTCTCCCAGGCGGTGCAGGGCCTGGCCGACGGCTGTGTGGCCCTGGGGATTCCGGTGACCGGCGGCAACGTCAGCTTCTACAACCAAACGGGGTCGACGGCGATCCTGCCCACCCCGGTGGTCGGGGTGCTCGGCGTCATCGACGACGTCGCCCGGCGCATCCCCACCGGCCTGGGCACCGAGCCGGGCGAAACCCTGCTGCTGCTGGGCGATACGCGCGACGAGTTCGACGGTTCGATCTGGGCGCAGGTGACCGCCGACCATCTGGGCGGGGTGCCGCCCAAGGTCGACCTGGACCGCGAGAAGCTGCTGGCCGAGGTGCTGCGTTCGGCATCGCGCGACGGACTGGTGTCCGCCGCGCACGACCTGTCCGAAGGCGGCCTCGCGCAGGCCGTCGTCGAAGCCGCGCTGGCCGGTGAAACCGGTTGTCGCATTGTGCTTCCCGAGGATGCCGATCCGTTTGTGATGTTGTTCTCCGAGTCGGCGGGCCGCGTGCTGGTGGCGGTGCCGCGCACCGAGGAGAGCCGGTTCCGTTCAATGTGCGAGGCGCGGGAACTGCCGGCGGTGCGCATCGGCGTCGTCGACCAGGCCTCCGACGCCGTGGAGGTCCAGGGACTGTTCACGGTTGCGCTGGCCGAACTGCGCGAGACCTCCGAGGCGGTGCTGCCGCGGCTCTTCGGATGA
- a CDS encoding TetR/AcrR family transcriptional regulator produces the protein MPDERVGRPRDSRLHHAILDATRELLTTGGYADLSMESVAARAGVGKKTLYRRWPSKAPLVAEAVLAAYGGSGSFPVAETGDLRADLKAWLREHAAFLAEPPNAALVRALIAAAAARPADGDDLYQQLSVPQLAGLMTRLRRAVQDGDLSADADLDAVAHALVGTMLFRALTHRGTGEFVGGSSSFDGLLDALLRGVATPD, from the coding sequence ATGCCTGACGAGCGGGTCGGCCGACCCCGGGACAGCCGGCTGCATCACGCGATTCTCGACGCCACGCGCGAGCTGCTGACCACCGGCGGCTACGCCGACCTGTCGATGGAAAGCGTTGCCGCCCGCGCGGGCGTGGGAAAGAAGACCCTGTACCGGCGGTGGCCCTCGAAAGCGCCGTTGGTCGCAGAAGCGGTCCTGGCGGCCTACGGCGGATCCGGCTCGTTTCCCGTCGCCGAGACCGGAGACCTTCGCGCCGACCTGAAGGCCTGGCTGCGCGAGCACGCCGCCTTCCTGGCCGAGCCACCGAACGCCGCGTTGGTGCGCGCGCTCATCGCCGCGGCAGCGGCCCGCCCGGCCGACGGCGACGATCTCTACCAGCAACTCAGCGTGCCGCAGCTGGCCGGACTGATGACACGGCTGCGCCGCGCGGTCCAGGACGGCGACCTGAGCGCCGACGCCGACCTGGACGCCGTCGCGCACGCGCTGGTCGGCACCATGCTCTTTCGCGCGTTGACCCACCGGGGCACCGGCGAGTTCGTCGGCGGCTCAAGCTCTTTCGATGGGTTGCTCGACGCGCTACTGCGCGGCGTGGCCACGCCCGACTGA
- a CDS encoding Rv0804 family intramembrane glutamic endopeptidase gives MSARHFRQAGALSLAAALVGWSFVGPRLPAAWRAVLQAGAGGLLVWVTRAPLGLGPPRLSSGLRLGALAASSAASAVAATTLLPPVRQSMADRELPATAPDWLLWRIPVGTVWSEESAFRGALAAAGSAAFGARGGRLLQASAFGLSHVADARATGEPVAATVLVTGIAGWLFGWLADRSGSLAAPMLAHLAINEAGAIAVLAAKSPNR, from the coding sequence ATGTCGGCCAGGCATTTCCGTCAGGCCGGCGCACTGTCCTTGGCCGCCGCGCTGGTCGGCTGGAGCTTCGTCGGTCCGCGATTGCCGGCCGCGTGGCGGGCGGTGCTGCAGGCCGGCGCGGGCGGGCTGCTGGTGTGGGTGACGCGGGCGCCGCTGGGCCTGGGCCCGCCCCGGCTATCGTCAGGCTTGCGGCTGGGCGCACTGGCGGCGTCCTCGGCGGCGAGTGCGGTGGCCGCGACGACGCTGCTACCGCCGGTGCGCCAATCGATGGCCGACCGCGAGCTGCCGGCGACGGCGCCGGACTGGCTGCTGTGGCGGATACCCGTGGGCACCGTGTGGTCGGAGGAGTCCGCCTTCCGTGGGGCGCTGGCCGCCGCAGGCTCCGCCGCGTTCGGAGCACGCGGTGGACGGTTGTTGCAGGCCAGCGCTTTTGGCCTCTCGCACGTCGCCGACGCGCGCGCGACGGGTGAGCCGGTGGCCGCCACCGTGCTGGTCACCGGCATCGCGGGCTGGCTCTTCGGTTGGCTGGCCGACCGCTCCGGCAGCCTGGCCGCGCCCATGCTGGCGCACCTGGCCATCAACGAGGCCGGGGCCATCGCCGTGCTGGCCGCGAAGTCCCCGAATCGCTGA
- a CDS encoding M18 family aminopeptidase — protein sequence MFSMSGGPRNQAKSSASAQGLCDFIDASPSPFHVCATVAARLIAAGYTELSEAKHWPSEPGRYFTVRAGSLVAWNSDGAHGPFRIIGAHTDSPNLRVKQHPDRVIAGWRMVALEPYGGAWLNSWLDRDLGISGRLSVRADGQDGGIAHQLVRIDEPILRVPQLAIHLAEDRKSLTLDPQRHVNAVWGVGETMRSFVDFVAERAGVAPGDVLAADLMTHDLTSATMIGADGALLSAPRLDNQASCYAGLEALLAVERAPSYLPVLVLFDHEEVGSSSDHGAQSDLLGTVLERIVLAAGGTREDYLRRLPASLLASADMAHATHPNYPERHEPSHPIAVNAGPVLKVHPNLRYATDGRTAAAFALACRQAGVALQRYEHRADLPCGSTIGPLASARTGIPTVDVGAAQLAMHSARELMGAHDVAAYSAAMQAFLAPA from the coding sequence ATGTTCAGCATGTCCGGCGGGCCTCGAAACCAAGCGAAGTCCTCAGCGAGTGCGCAAGGACTCTGCGATTTCATCGACGCCTCTCCGTCGCCATTTCATGTGTGCGCCACGGTGGCCGCTCGGCTGATCGCTGCCGGATACACCGAACTGAGCGAAGCTAAACACTGGCCGTCCGAGCCGGGGCGCTACTTCACGGTGCGGGCGGGCTCGCTGGTGGCCTGGAATTCGGACGGGGCGCACGGCCCGTTCCGGATCATCGGTGCGCACACCGACAGTCCCAACCTCCGGGTCAAACAGCATCCCGACCGGGTGATCGCCGGCTGGCGGATGGTGGCACTGGAACCCTATGGGGGCGCGTGGCTCAACTCCTGGCTGGACCGCGATCTGGGAATCAGCGGGCGCCTGTCGGTGCGGGCGGACGGTCAAGACGGCGGGATCGCGCACCAATTGGTGCGGATCGACGAGCCGATTCTTCGGGTGCCGCAGCTGGCCATCCATCTGGCCGAGGACCGCAAGTCGCTGACGCTGGATCCGCAGCGGCACGTCAATGCGGTGTGGGGCGTCGGGGAGACCATGCGGTCATTCGTCGATTTCGTCGCCGAGCGCGCCGGGGTGGCGCCGGGCGACGTGCTGGCCGCCGACCTGATGACCCACGACCTGACCTCCGCCACGATGATCGGCGCCGACGGCGCCCTGCTGAGTGCGCCCCGGCTGGACAATCAGGCCAGTTGCTATGCGGGGCTGGAGGCGCTGCTGGCCGTCGAACGAGCACCGTCCTATCTGCCGGTGCTGGTGCTCTTCGACCACGAGGAGGTCGGTTCGTCGTCGGACCACGGCGCACAGTCCGACTTGCTGGGCACCGTGCTGGAGCGAATCGTGTTGGCCGCGGGCGGTACCCGCGAGGACTACCTGCGCCGGCTGCCGGCATCGTTGCTGGCCTCGGCGGACATGGCGCACGCCACCCATCCCAATTACCCGGAGCGGCACGAGCCCAGCCACCCGATCGCGGTCAACGCCGGGCCGGTGCTGAAGGTGCACCCGAACTTGCGCTACGCCACCGACGGCCGCACCGCCGCGGCGTTCGCGCTGGCCTGCCGGCAGGCCGGGGTGGCATTGCAGCGCTACGAACACCGAGCCGACCTGCCGTGCGGGTCGACGATCGGACCGTTGGCCTCGGCGCGGACGGGCATCCCGACCGTGGACGTCGGCGCCGCGCAGCTGGCGATGCACTCCGCGCGCGAGTTGATGGGCGCCCACGACGTGGCCGCCTACTCGGCCGCGATGCAGGCGTTCTTGGCGCCGGCCTGA